From the Aquirufa lenticrescens genome, the window TCACCAGCTCGCGGGTAGGCGCTAAAATCAAGGCACGCGGATTCTTTCCTTGCGCATATTTGCAGCGCATCAAGATAGGCAACGCATAAGCAGCCGTCTTTCCGGTCCCCGTTTGCGCAATTCCCAGCAAATCGTGGCCTTGCAATAATAACGGAATCGCCTTCTCCTGGATCGGAGTTGGTTTCGTATAACCCACCGCGGTACACGCGCGTTGCAGCTGTGGATTTAATCCCAAACTTAAAAATTCATCCATTGGATTCGGCATTGTAGTAGATTTGCAAAGGTAGGGAAAATATAATTCTTACCTTTGAAACAAAATTATTGTTGTTTTGGCACGAATTAAGGCATTTCTATCGAATCTAGGCCTATTGGTCGCACTCTCCTTCGTCACAGGGAGCCTTTCTTCGCTATTTTTAGCCGGCCTCGACTGGATTCAACACAACGGATCCTACCTCTATGCCTTACCTCTGGTAGGTTTAATTTTCCAAAGCTTCAAAGTCCCAGCCTACCTCATCATCCCCGCCACCTGGCTGAGTCATTTGGCCGGAGCGTCTGTTGGTCGCGAGGGAACGGCAGTCACCATGGGTCGGGTGCTGGGTGAGAAATTTTCAGACGTTGACCTATTCTCTAAGGCTGGCATGGCCGCCGGCTTCGCCTCCGTTTTTGGAACGCCACTCGCCGGAGCCTTTTTTGCACTCGAAGTAGGAGAGGTGGGCAAAATTAATTTTCGCCACATCCCCGCCTGCCTTTTCGCTGCTTTTTCGGCGAATTATATCAGTCTCCACGTGTACGGCACAAAACATCTTTCTTACCCGGCCATTTTTTTACCGGAGTTTTCAGGTACATTTTATGCGAAATTAGCGCTCCTGGGCCTATTTTTAGCCCTAATTGCCTTTCTCTATAAGCGCTCAGAATCGATTATAATTGCTGCGTTCGACAAATCACCCGTACAAGGTCCTCTAAAAGGGATTCTCGCGGGCTTGATTTTGCTCGGTGTACTAAGCGTTCCGATGTTTCACGAAACGATCGGACTCGGTTCGGAATTTTTACTTCGACCATTTACGTCGGTCACACCAGACTTCGCCCTTTGGAAAATGCTCGCGACAAACTTGAGTTTAGGTCTCGGATTTAAAGGGGGAGAAGCGACGCCGTTGTTTTTGATCGGGTCACATGCGGCGTCCGGTTTCGCCTCTTGGTTTGCGTTACCAGTAGGATTATCGGCAGCCATCGGCTTCGTCAGTTTATATGGTGGTCTTGCCAAAACTCCGCTTGCCGCCACCTTCTTAGGCATGGAACTTTTCGGTACATCTGCCTGGTTCATTTATTTCATCATTACCCTGATCGTTCTATTCGGCTCAGGCAAAAAAGGAATCTTTTCAAATCAAACCTGGGCTGACTATCTGCCCAAACCAATCTACTAATGTTTGCAAAAGCCTTCGAACACTACGACTCCTTCCGCGAAAATCGCCTAATGAAACGCCGCTTTTCGGCGGCTCTTTGGCAAGAATTAATCACCGAATGGTCTACCCATTTTGCTGTCCGCGAGCTAGGTAAAACTGAAGAGGGCAGACCTATCCACGAGGTAAAATGGGGCGAGGGACCTATCCAAATCATTGCCTGGTCCCAAATGCACGGAGATGAAGCGACAGCCACTATGGCTTTAGCCGATATTTTTCGTTTATTATCCACATCAGGCCAAATTAGTACCGAGTTTAAGCAAAAATTGCATCAGAAAATCACCTTGCGCATCATTCCGCGCCTGAATGCAGATGGCGCAGAAAGATGGCAACGCGAAACGGCTTTGGGTATCGATATGAACCGTGATGCGACGAAGCAAAACTCCGTAGAAGCTCGTCTTTTATCTGCTTGGGCTGACGAAATTAAGCCCGCTTTTGCCTTCAATTTACACGACCAAAACCGCTTGTATTCGGTAGGCAATAGCCCAGAACAAACACATATCGCCTTCCTAGCCACCACAGGTGACGATGCAGGAACTTGGACTCCATCACGCTTACGTGCTGGCCAAATCTGCCAACGAATGATGCACCAAATCCAACCCATTATCCCAGGCAAAATCGCCAAATGGACAGACGAATTTGAGTCCCGCGCCTTTGGTGATACCTTCTCGTCTCGCGGATACGGTTTGGTTTTATTAGAATCAGGCGGGGCAGGATGGGACCTAGAAAAACAATCGCTACGCAAATTAAACGCTTGTCTCTTGCTCGATGCCTTCTGCGCGATTGCAGATGGTTCCTATGCAGCAGAATCCATAGAAGATTACGAGGCCTTACCTACAAACGAGCGAGCGATTGTGGACATCAAAATCACCGATGCGCCACTCAGTGCGACGGTTCGCGCAGACGTATTATTTAACTTGGTAGAAACCCCGATGACCGATGGAAATATCCATTATTCCTGGGTAGTCGAGAACATCGGAGACATGTCGCCGTTCTATGGATTAAC encodes:
- a CDS encoding chloride channel protein, which produces MARIKAFLSNLGLLVALSFVTGSLSSLFLAGLDWIQHNGSYLYALPLVGLIFQSFKVPAYLIIPATWLSHLAGASVGREGTAVTMGRVLGEKFSDVDLFSKAGMAAGFASVFGTPLAGAFFALEVGEVGKINFRHIPACLFAAFSANYISLHVYGTKHLSYPAIFLPEFSGTFYAKLALLGLFLALIAFLYKRSESIIIAAFDKSPVQGPLKGILAGLILLGVLSVPMFHETIGLGSEFLLRPFTSVTPDFALWKMLATNLSLGLGFKGGEATPLFLIGSHAASGFASWFALPVGLSAAIGFVSLYGGLAKTPLAATFLGMELFGTSAWFIYFIITLIVLFGSGKKGIFSNQTWADYLPKPIY
- a CDS encoding M14 family zinc carboxypeptidase, with product MFAKAFEHYDSFRENRLMKRRFSAALWQELITEWSTHFAVRELGKTEEGRPIHEVKWGEGPIQIIAWSQMHGDEATATMALADIFRLLSTSGQISTEFKQKLHQKITLRIIPRLNADGAERWQRETALGIDMNRDATKQNSVEARLLSAWADEIKPAFAFNLHDQNRLYSVGNSPEQTHIAFLATTGDDAGTWTPSRLRAGQICQRMMHQIQPIIPGKIAKWTDEFESRAFGDTFSSRGYGLVLLESGGAGWDLEKQSLRKLNACLLLDAFCAIADGSYAAESIEDYEALPTNERAIVDIKITDAPLSATVRADVLFNLVETPMTDGNIHYSWVVENIGDMSPFYGLTEIDGKDLHLSPDSSINLGENYTELVLLKDGIPSFKLSDYTHKIQS